In one window of Desulforhabdus amnigena DNA:
- the aroA gene encoding 3-phosphoshikimate 1-carboxyvinyltransferase: protein MSKTIKKIEPVSRVKARIRLPGSKSVTHRALLMAALAQGESQIKNPLVAEDTLLTAKALEQLGAEMQWGEQIVRVIPAQKRWKEPHGPIFLGNSGTSTRLLLAVAATGTGEFLFDGSPRLRERPIGPILEALKTLGVQCQCLGQEGYPPVKIISRGLAGGEVWVDAGQSSQFLSALLIASPCARKEMRVGWHEPIASFPYVALTLSMMEEVGIEYRWSGTNRIIVPAPQPYPALKYTVEGDCSSASYFWAAAALTQGEVYTHPISPGSSQGDCRLLEVMENMGCRVQWEEEGVTVSGPERLKAVDLDMNKMPDMVPTIAVLAAFAEGHTRIRNVAHLRVKESDRLHVVAMELSKLGVPVRELPDGLEIDGGHAHTPDTGLEAHDDHRIAMAFALAGLCVKGVEIHGAESVAKSFPTFWDVFAQLQP from the coding sequence ATGAGTAAAACCATCAAAAAAATTGAACCCGTTTCCCGCGTCAAGGCACGGATCCGCCTTCCTGGATCCAAATCCGTCACTCACAGGGCCCTGCTTATGGCGGCTCTGGCCCAGGGAGAGAGTCAAATAAAAAATCCCCTGGTGGCCGAGGACACCCTCCTCACTGCCAAAGCGCTCGAGCAATTGGGTGCTGAAATGCAATGGGGAGAACAAATTGTCCGGGTGATTCCGGCTCAAAAGCGGTGGAAAGAGCCCCATGGCCCCATTTTCCTCGGCAACAGCGGCACCAGCACGCGGCTTCTCCTGGCCGTGGCCGCTACGGGAACCGGGGAATTCCTCTTCGACGGAAGTCCCCGCTTGAGGGAGCGCCCCATCGGCCCCATTCTGGAGGCCCTGAAGACCCTCGGTGTGCAATGTCAGTGCCTGGGGCAGGAAGGATATCCTCCCGTCAAGATCATCAGCCGAGGGCTTGCGGGAGGCGAAGTCTGGGTGGATGCCGGCCAGAGCAGCCAGTTTCTTTCGGCTCTCCTCATCGCTTCTCCCTGCGCCCGGAAAGAAATGCGCGTGGGATGGCACGAACCCATAGCCTCATTCCCCTATGTGGCTCTCACCCTTTCCATGATGGAAGAAGTGGGAATCGAGTACCGCTGGTCGGGCACGAACCGGATCATCGTTCCGGCCCCACAGCCCTACCCCGCATTGAAGTACACGGTGGAAGGGGATTGTTCCTCGGCATCCTACTTTTGGGCTGCCGCTGCCCTGACTCAAGGGGAAGTCTACACCCATCCCATTTCTCCCGGCAGCTCCCAAGGAGACTGCCGCCTCCTGGAAGTCATGGAAAATATGGGATGCCGCGTGCAGTGGGAAGAGGAAGGCGTCACGGTTTCGGGCCCCGAGCGCTTGAAGGCCGTGGATCTCGACATGAACAAAATGCCCGACATGGTTCCCACCATAGCGGTACTGGCAGCCTTCGCGGAAGGTCACACACGGATCCGCAATGTGGCGCACCTCAGGGTCAAGGAATCCGACCGCCTCCACGTGGTGGCCATGGAATTGAGCAAACTCGGAGTCCCGGTTCGGGAACTCCCCGACGGTCTGGAAATCGATGGAGGGCATGCCCACACTCCCGATACGGGCCTGGAAGCCCACGACGATCACCGCATCGCCATGGCCTTCGCCCTGGCGGGGCTTTGTGTGAAGGGTGTTGAAATTCACGGGGCGGAATCGGTGGCCAAATCCTTTCCCACCTTCTGGGACGTCTTCGCGCAGTTGCAACCCTAA
- the dacB gene encoding D-alanyl-D-alanine carboxypeptidase/D-alanyl-D-alanine endopeptidase — protein MKRFRFLYSVPILVFLFHFSATVFASQASDGFYGSFIDRFQKTSGQFGLQVIALPSGHEVWEHKSRNTLVPASLVKVLTSYAALKTLGPFHHFNTEIWAMAAPQQGTLAGDIWIRSDGDNYLLSEKAWTLAQKVKEQGIQTIRGRIIVDNSFFFPPSEHICVDEKCDRSYNPVVSATAMEFNTVTLNITPGEKAGAPVEVSQFPPGDYIEVQNMATTGSSGSKLQLQLKSRGLTRDGHEIYQLSGNLPIGSEGGRQYRVNVDDPAAFFAHSFSMLLKQAGIDVLGKIPGTGTVPPGAKKIASYESAPLGDMLFGLNRYSNNFMAEMLLRSLGAGVVGTPGSVNKGVSVIRNTLEQLGVPGNEILLDSGSGLSRNCHVSPRAFCSVLTSAYRDFSITPEFISSLAMNSNEGTLRRRLRHSGVTVRGKTGTLKDVVGFSGYVSGPQGDLYAVTVILNDVKNLWEAREVLDSFLEELPSAASSSAPG, from the coding sequence ATGAAGCGTTTCAGATTTCTTTATTCAGTCCCGATCCTGGTTTTTTTGTTCCATTTCTCGGCAACGGTTTTCGCGAGCCAGGCTTCCGACGGTTTTTACGGGTCGTTCATCGACCGTTTTCAAAAAACCTCGGGGCAGTTCGGTCTACAGGTCATTGCGCTCCCATCGGGGCATGAAGTGTGGGAACACAAATCCCGGAACACCCTGGTACCCGCATCCCTCGTCAAAGTTCTTACCAGTTACGCCGCCCTCAAGACGCTCGGTCCCTTTCACCATTTCAATACGGAAATCTGGGCAATGGCTGCACCTCAGCAAGGCACCCTGGCGGGCGATATCTGGATTCGAAGCGACGGTGACAACTACCTTTTGAGCGAAAAAGCCTGGACGCTGGCCCAAAAAGTCAAAGAGCAGGGCATTCAGACCATCCGTGGTAGAATCATTGTGGACAACAGCTTCTTTTTTCCTCCATCCGAACACATCTGTGTGGATGAAAAATGCGACCGCAGCTACAATCCGGTCGTTTCCGCCACGGCCATGGAGTTCAACACGGTCACTCTGAACATCACTCCCGGTGAGAAAGCGGGGGCTCCGGTCGAAGTCAGCCAGTTTCCGCCGGGGGACTACATTGAAGTGCAGAATATGGCTACCACCGGATCATCCGGTTCCAAACTGCAACTTCAGCTCAAATCCCGGGGTTTGACCAGAGACGGCCACGAAATCTACCAGTTGTCGGGCAACCTGCCCATCGGTTCGGAAGGCGGACGTCAATACCGGGTCAATGTGGATGACCCGGCAGCTTTTTTCGCTCATTCCTTCAGCATGCTCCTGAAGCAGGCAGGTATCGACGTCCTCGGGAAAATTCCCGGAACGGGAACCGTACCGCCGGGAGCCAAAAAGATCGCTTCGTACGAATCCGCACCCCTTGGAGACATGCTGTTCGGATTGAACCGCTACAGCAACAATTTCATGGCCGAAATGCTTCTGAGAAGCCTCGGAGCCGGAGTCGTGGGTACGCCGGGCAGCGTGAACAAGGGAGTCTCCGTCATTCGAAACACCCTCGAACAGCTGGGGGTGCCGGGAAACGAGATCCTGCTGGACAGCGGGTCGGGACTCAGCCGCAACTGCCATGTCAGCCCCCGGGCTTTTTGCAGCGTACTCACAAGTGCATACCGGGATTTTTCCATAACCCCGGAATTCATCTCCTCCCTCGCCATGAATTCCAATGAAGGGACTCTCAGGAGAAGACTGCGCCATTCGGGAGTCACCGTTCGCGGAAAAACGGGAACTCTCAAGGATGTCGTGGGATTCTCGGGCTATGTATCCGGCCCACAGGGGGATCTCTATGCCGTGACCGTCATCCTGAATGATGTCAAAAATCTCTGGGAAGCAAGGGAGGTTTTGGACAGCTTCCTGGAAGAACTACCTTCGGCGGCGTCTTCATCCGCACCGGGTTGA
- a CDS encoding FKBP-type peptidyl-prolyl cis-trans isomerase produces the protein MKKVENGDYVKVLYTGKYDNGDVFDSNEGCEPFEVHIGSREVIPGFENALIGMSANEKKTFTLAASEAYGERDDSLEKSFQRSDFPDDFQPEVGQVIVLQSSQEGQFPATVKSIETDSVILDLNHPLAGKSLTFDVQVIEVNDKPTVSPCTSGCSSCGCGGSCS, from the coding sequence ATGAAAAAGGTAGAAAACGGCGATTATGTTAAGGTGCTTTATACCGGCAAGTACGACAATGGTGATGTTTTCGATTCCAACGAAGGGTGTGAGCCCTTCGAGGTTCATATCGGATCGCGTGAAGTGATTCCCGGTTTCGAAAATGCCCTGATCGGCATGAGCGCCAATGAAAAAAAGACTTTTACGCTTGCAGCTTCCGAAGCATATGGAGAACGCGACGACAGCCTCGAGAAAAGCTTTCAGCGCTCGGATTTTCCCGATGATTTTCAGCCTGAAGTGGGGCAGGTCATCGTTTTGCAGAGCTCTCAAGAGGGGCAGTTCCCCGCTACTGTCAAGAGCATCGAAACGGACTCCGTCATTCTCGACTTGAATCACCCTCTTGCGGGAAAGAGCCTTACCTTTGACGTTCAGGTTATAGAAGTCAACGATAAACCCACAGTGTCACCCTGCACATCCGGTTGCAGCAGTTGTGGATGTGGTGGTTCCTGCTCGTAA
- the aroE gene encoding shikimate dehydrogenase, which translates to MIRPVQKDLFAVIGNPVAHSLSPAMMNAVFLKLGMACVYVALEVDALEEDLETLHRMGIRGMSVTLPHKETAYRLAKAVDNTAQAIGAVNTLRRLENGWEGCNTDWLGSNRSLEQVTSLEGKRSLILGAGGVARAVAYGLKRSGASVTVSNRTVKRGEALAEAFHCDFIPLDELKRSPEDHGFQVVVQCTSAGLMGKESSPLVPESFFQRGMVVLDTVYRPLWTPFMLTAQKAGCIMVPGLEMLLHQGVAQLEWWLGLQHLPSEGIQVMRDTLKRALENE; encoded by the coding sequence ATGATCCGTCCCGTTCAAAAGGATCTTTTCGCCGTCATAGGAAACCCGGTGGCTCACAGTCTGAGCCCAGCCATGATGAACGCGGTTTTTCTGAAGCTCGGCATGGCCTGTGTATATGTCGCCCTGGAGGTGGATGCCCTCGAGGAAGACCTGGAGACCCTGCATCGCATGGGAATCCGGGGGATGAGTGTGACGCTGCCTCACAAGGAAACCGCCTATCGCCTGGCAAAGGCTGTGGATAACACAGCACAGGCCATAGGAGCGGTGAACACCCTGCGGCGTCTGGAAAATGGGTGGGAAGGCTGCAACACCGACTGGCTCGGATCCAACCGATCCCTGGAACAGGTGACTTCCCTCGAAGGCAAAAGGTCCCTGATTCTGGGCGCGGGAGGCGTGGCAAGGGCCGTGGCCTATGGACTCAAACGGAGCGGAGCTTCGGTGACCGTGAGCAACCGCACGGTTAAGCGCGGAGAAGCTCTGGCCGAAGCCTTTCATTGCGATTTCATTCCGCTCGATGAACTGAAGCGGTCTCCAGAGGATCACGGCTTTCAGGTGGTCGTTCAATGCACTTCCGCCGGCCTCATGGGAAAGGAATCTTCACCTCTCGTTCCCGAATCTTTTTTTCAACGGGGCATGGTGGTCCTGGACACGGTTTACCGGCCTCTATGGACCCCATTCATGCTGACGGCTCAAAAAGCCGGCTGCATAATGGTTCCCGGACTGGAGATGCTCCTGCACCAGGGCGTGGCCCAGCTGGAATGGTGGCTGGGACTGCAGCATCTTCCCAGTGAAGGAATCCAGGTCATGAGAGATACTTTGAAGAGGGCTCTTGAAAATGAGTAA
- the pheA gene encoding prephenate dehydratase encodes MIVEDRLTALREAIDEVDTELLKLLNKRMELACEVGRFKAEKGVPLFHPGREELIFERLTKANPGPIAAESLRAIYREIFAASRLLQYVLQVAYLGPEWTYSHLAALSLYGHSARYIPCSTLEDVFEAVLKGKVHVAVIPIENSLQGGVGRSMDLLYESEMRVVGECYLEIAHNLCSTSSSIADLKHLYAHPQAIEQCRRWILGNLRHVEIYESTSTAQAAQMAKKDPIGAAICNLYAAHHYGLNILADRIEDQAGNTTRFLALSSQLNPPTGSDKTSLLFAVSDQPGALHAALEAFSDAHVNMTRIESRPNRLFPWQYLFYADIEGHVEDENVHKALDELRTKVTFLKVLGSYPKRDPKLPIRFEKEKLRQSDRQG; translated from the coding sequence ATGATTGTGGAAGACCGACTGACAGCACTACGAGAAGCGATAGACGAGGTGGACACGGAGCTTCTGAAGCTCTTGAACAAACGCATGGAGCTTGCCTGCGAGGTCGGCCGCTTCAAGGCGGAAAAAGGAGTCCCTCTTTTCCATCCCGGCCGGGAGGAACTCATTTTCGAACGCCTCACCAAGGCCAATCCCGGTCCCATTGCCGCAGAATCCCTGCGGGCCATTTACAGGGAAATCTTTGCAGCCTCGAGGCTGCTTCAGTATGTTCTGCAGGTGGCCTACCTCGGCCCGGAATGGACCTACTCTCACCTGGCGGCCCTTTCCCTCTACGGACATTCCGCCCGTTACATTCCCTGTTCCACGCTGGAAGATGTGTTCGAAGCCGTTCTCAAAGGAAAAGTGCACGTGGCGGTCATCCCTATCGAAAATTCCCTGCAGGGAGGGGTCGGCCGCAGCATGGACCTCCTCTACGAATCGGAAATGCGCGTGGTGGGAGAATGCTACCTGGAAATCGCTCACAATCTCTGCAGCACGTCAAGTTCCATCGCGGATCTGAAACATCTCTATGCGCACCCCCAGGCCATCGAGCAATGCAGGCGCTGGATTTTGGGAAACCTGCGCCATGTTGAAATCTATGAGAGCACCTCCACAGCCCAGGCGGCCCAGATGGCAAAGAAGGACCCCATCGGGGCCGCCATCTGCAACCTTTACGCGGCTCATCATTACGGCCTGAACATCCTGGCCGACCGTATCGAGGACCAGGCGGGAAACACTACCCGTTTTCTGGCCCTCTCGAGCCAGCTGAACCCTCCCACCGGAAGCGACAAGACTTCCCTGCTGTTTGCGGTTTCAGATCAGCCCGGAGCCCTTCATGCCGCTCTGGAAGCCTTCTCAGATGCCCATGTCAACATGACGCGGATCGAATCGCGCCCCAACCGCCTTTTTCCCTGGCAGTACCTCTTCTATGCCGATATAGAAGGGCATGTGGAAGACGAAAACGTGCACAAGGCTTTGGACGAACTCCGGACCAAAGTCACTTTTCTAAAGGTACTGGGATCTTACCCCAAGAGAGACCCCAAGCTTCCCATCCGCTTCGAAAAAGAAAAGCTGCGTCAGTCGGACCGGCAGGGATAG
- a CDS encoding archease, giving the protein MPFKYLEDIATADVAFEAWGKTLEEMFVSAADATMNTMVTDLDTIDAKEVRKFRLESYAIDMLLFELLQELIFFKDAQNLLLRVPRVEVQGEEGRFTLSAEAYGEEINPEKHDLIVDVKAVTLHRYRVEKTPLGWECTVILDV; this is encoded by the coding sequence ATGCCCTTCAAATACCTGGAAGACATTGCAACTGCGGATGTGGCCTTTGAAGCCTGGGGGAAAACCCTGGAAGAGATGTTTGTCTCCGCGGCCGACGCCACAATGAATACCATGGTAACGGACCTCGACACCATCGATGCGAAGGAGGTGCGAAAGTTTCGGTTGGAATCCTACGCCATCGATATGCTGCTCTTCGAACTGCTGCAGGAACTGATTTTCTTCAAAGACGCCCAAAATCTCCTGCTCCGTGTTCCCCGGGTGGAGGTGCAGGGGGAGGAGGGCCGCTTCACGTTGAGTGCGGAAGCCTACGGAGAAGAAATCAACCCCGAAAAGCACGATCTCATCGTGGACGTCAAGGCCGTGACTTTACACCGCTACCGGGTGGAAAAGACACCGCTCGGTTGGGAATGTACCGTTATTCTGGATGTCTGA
- a CDS encoding RtcB family protein, with protein sequence MAVLKDFIRISDTIWELPITYKEGMRVPARIYATQKLMENMDEGVIDQVTNVATLPGIVKYAYCMPDGHWGYGFPIGGVAAMDLKTGVISPGGIGFDVNCGMRLVLTNLTYDEVKPQLRKLVDRLFARVPSGVGGSGFVRISQDEFRHVLEQGARWCIKNGYGWQEDLERTEERGCISGADSSKVSNKAIERGFKQIGTLGSGNHYLEIQVVRPENVFDPQLAKTFGITQPEQIVVMFHCGSRGFGHQVATDYLQSFLKVMEKKYGIKILDRELACAPFFSPEGQDYFAAMKCAINMSFANRQVILHRVREVFAEVFNRDPEDLGMHQVYDVAHNTAKVEEHIVDGKPRQLLVHRKGATRAFGPGAAELPEIYKKTGQPVIVGGSMETGSYLLVGVEEGAQTFFSTAHGSGRTMSRHQAKKQFHGKKLLEDMEQRGIYVRSVSFSGLAEEAGPAYKDIDEVVQATERSGISKKVTRFIPIGNIKG encoded by the coding sequence ATGGCAGTACTCAAAGATTTCATTAGAATTTCGGACACCATTTGGGAGCTTCCCATAACCTATAAGGAAGGAATGCGCGTTCCGGCGAGGATCTATGCCACCCAGAAACTCATGGAAAACATGGACGAGGGCGTTATCGACCAGGTGACCAACGTGGCGACGCTTCCGGGTATCGTCAAATACGCTTATTGTATGCCCGATGGCCACTGGGGGTATGGTTTTCCCATCGGGGGCGTGGCCGCCATGGATTTGAAGACGGGGGTCATCTCTCCGGGAGGTATCGGATTTGATGTCAATTGCGGTATGCGGCTCGTTCTCACCAACCTCACCTACGACGAAGTGAAGCCGCAGCTGCGAAAACTGGTGGACAGGCTCTTTGCCCGCGTTCCATCGGGGGTAGGGGGCAGTGGGTTTGTCAGGATATCCCAGGATGAGTTCCGGCATGTCCTGGAACAGGGGGCTCGGTGGTGCATCAAAAATGGATACGGCTGGCAGGAAGACCTGGAACGCACCGAGGAGCGGGGATGTATTTCCGGGGCGGATTCCTCCAAGGTGAGCAATAAAGCCATCGAGCGGGGCTTCAAGCAGATCGGGACTCTCGGTTCCGGAAACCATTACCTGGAAATTCAGGTGGTCAGACCGGAGAACGTATTCGATCCCCAGTTGGCCAAAACCTTTGGAATCACCCAACCCGAACAGATCGTGGTCATGTTTCACTGCGGCAGCCGGGGGTTCGGGCACCAGGTGGCGACGGACTACCTCCAGAGTTTCCTCAAAGTCATGGAAAAAAAATACGGTATCAAAATCCTGGACCGGGAGTTGGCCTGTGCGCCGTTTTTCTCCCCCGAGGGACAGGACTACTTTGCGGCGATGAAATGCGCCATCAATATGTCTTTTGCCAACCGGCAGGTGATCCTGCATCGAGTGAGGGAAGTCTTTGCGGAGGTTTTCAATAGGGACCCTGAAGATTTGGGGATGCACCAGGTTTATGACGTGGCGCACAATACGGCCAAAGTGGAAGAGCATATTGTGGACGGAAAGCCCCGCCAACTGCTCGTCCATCGCAAAGGTGCGACCCGCGCTTTTGGCCCTGGTGCCGCTGAGCTGCCTGAAATCTATAAAAAAACCGGACAGCCCGTCATCGTGGGAGGGAGCATGGAAACCGGTTCTTATCTGTTGGTCGGAGTGGAAGAGGGGGCGCAGACGTTTTTCAGCACGGCCCATGGGAGCGGTCGTACCATGAGCCGGCATCAGGCCAAGAAGCAGTTCCATGGGAAGAAGCTGCTCGAGGATATGGAGCAGCGGGGTATTTATGTAAGGAGTGTTTCCTTTTCGGGGCTGGCCGAGGAAGCAGGCCCTGCCTACAAGGATATCGACGAGGTGGTCCAGGCCACGGAGCGTTCCGGCATAAGCAAGAAAGTGACCCGGTTTATTCCCATCGGGAATATTAAAGGATAG
- a CDS encoding 3-dehydroquinate synthase II, producing MKEAWVYIDEWSKEMVTTALENGADALVIPPGCQERVKALGRIATIGSDGDLKPGKDVFFEPLNSPEDEARIARLLPQGPVVLEARTPNVDEAQGEIPSKRHWEVIPLENLVARGGRLLVPVHSTEEVDLAMGILEKGVAGVAIHALDPGELKKLLKRVKEINENETLESATIENIRSVGLGDRVCIDTCTLMKEGEGVLVGNSSAFLFLVQAEAKVNPYVAPRPFRVNAGPVHAYVKIPDGRTRYLSELASGDPVLIVRANGTTQTATVGRVKIERRPLLLIEAVCREIKGSILLQNAETIRLSSPDGQAVSVVDLKPGDSVLVAMEKAGRHFGMKVEETIWEK from the coding sequence TTGAAAGAAGCCTGGGTCTACATCGATGAATGGTCCAAAGAGATGGTGACTACCGCTCTTGAAAATGGTGCCGACGCCCTGGTGATTCCGCCGGGCTGCCAGGAAAGGGTCAAAGCTCTGGGCCGAATCGCCACCATCGGCTCAGACGGAGACTTGAAGCCGGGAAAGGATGTCTTTTTCGAACCGCTCAATTCCCCGGAAGACGAGGCGCGCATCGCCCGACTGCTCCCTCAGGGGCCCGTCGTTCTGGAAGCTCGAACCCCCAATGTTGATGAAGCGCAGGGCGAAATTCCCAGCAAGCGGCATTGGGAAGTGATTCCCCTGGAAAACCTTGTGGCTCGGGGCGGCCGCCTCCTGGTGCCGGTTCACTCCACCGAAGAGGTCGATCTGGCCATGGGCATTCTGGAAAAAGGAGTGGCAGGCGTGGCTATACATGCCCTGGACCCCGGGGAATTGAAAAAACTTTTGAAACGGGTGAAAGAAATAAACGAAAACGAAACGCTTGAATCGGCCACCATTGAAAACATCCGTTCGGTAGGGTTGGGGGATCGCGTTTGCATCGATACCTGCACCCTCATGAAGGAAGGTGAAGGAGTGCTCGTGGGAAACTCGAGCGCCTTTCTTTTTCTGGTTCAGGCCGAAGCCAAGGTAAATCCCTACGTGGCTCCCCGCCCTTTCCGAGTCAACGCAGGACCTGTTCACGCCTACGTCAAGATTCCCGACGGACGCACGAGGTATTTGAGCGAGCTTGCCTCGGGAGATCCCGTCCTCATCGTGCGTGCGAACGGGACAACCCAAACCGCCACCGTCGGCCGCGTCAAGATAGAACGCAGACCCCTGCTGCTCATTGAAGCCGTTTGCCGGGAGATAAAGGGATCGATTCTGTTGCAAAATGCGGAGACCATCCGCCTTTCGAGCCCTGACGGACAGGCTGTTTCCGTTGTGGATCTGAAGCCCGGGGATTCTGTTCTGGTCGCCATGGAAAAAGCCGGACGGCATTTCGGGATGAAAGTGGAAGAAACCATTTGGGAGAAATGA
- a CDS encoding type I 3-dehydroquinate dehydratase gives MKRKTALCGCLLDVPIEEIPKLLTNDQVDLLEWRLDIFIQKHSLKKTLEALGFLSTEPRLPVLVTNRPVREGGVLEMNEELRLEVLRKAVGAGAEWVDLEEDTPESIVEEFKSRGTRTLLSHHVFSGTPDRLTLQRLAERMAIKKPHVLKIVTLAHAPEDNLRVLDLIPFGRQELGMEVIAFCMGPAGRWSRFACLPLGSPWTYVQLPGPSVAAPGQFTAAEMRTILETGNWLEEMDTAKFPLRRGD, from the coding sequence ATGAAACGAAAAACTGCCTTATGTGGCTGTCTGCTGGATGTTCCCATCGAGGAAATCCCAAAACTGCTCACCAACGACCAGGTGGACCTCCTGGAGTGGCGCCTGGATATCTTCATTCAAAAGCATTCCCTGAAAAAAACGCTGGAGGCTCTGGGTTTTCTTTCCACGGAACCGCGGCTTCCCGTTCTGGTGACCAACAGGCCTGTGAGAGAGGGGGGAGTACTCGAAATGAATGAAGAACTCCGCCTGGAGGTGCTTCGAAAGGCCGTGGGGGCCGGAGCCGAATGGGTGGATCTCGAGGAGGACACCCCGGAAAGCATCGTGGAAGAATTCAAATCCAGGGGAACTCGGACGCTTCTCTCGCACCACGTTTTTTCCGGAACGCCAGACCGGCTGACTTTGCAGCGCTTGGCAGAGAGAATGGCCATCAAAAAGCCTCATGTGCTCAAGATCGTGACCCTCGCCCACGCGCCGGAAGACAATCTCAGGGTACTGGATCTCATCCCTTTCGGCCGCCAGGAACTGGGCATGGAAGTCATTGCATTCTGTATGGGCCCGGCGGGGCGCTGGAGCAGATTCGCCTGCCTGCCTCTCGGAAGTCCATGGACATACGTGCAGCTGCCGGGGCCTTCAGTGGCCGCACCGGGACAATTCACGGCAGCTGAAATGCGCACCATCCTGGAAACAGGCAACTGGCTGGAAGAGATGGATACCGCGAAATTTCCCCTTCGAAGGGGGGATTGA
- a CDS encoding CobW family GTP-binding protein, whose amino-acid sequence MQPKTPIILVTGSLGSGKTTLLKRILRKPQRRMAVLMNEFGEIAVDSKVIQGRNVQIVELLGGCVCCSLTGEFEAAVREIIHDVQPEFIIVEATGVAESDALVYGIQENLPEVRLDCVVFIVDAYLSHRYPHIGYTTLNQLKVADVILINKIDQVTTDVVNQVENQIRRFNAGAMYFRTMGCDVDTNLLFGLETEERPSLPRTPHGEAPLQSFAYTTDARLDEEKFRYFISALPPLVFRVKGFVRFHDTDHIFNYVVGRADLEEFHADKTQLVFIGRHLNDMRQTILEDLKECEVKE is encoded by the coding sequence ATGCAACCGAAAACACCCATCATACTTGTAACGGGTTCTTTGGGCAGCGGAAAAACGACGCTTCTGAAGAGGATTTTAAGAAAGCCGCAGCGGCGAATGGCTGTTCTCATGAATGAATTCGGAGAAATTGCCGTAGACAGTAAGGTGATTCAGGGACGCAACGTTCAAATCGTCGAACTGCTGGGCGGATGTGTCTGCTGTTCTCTGACGGGGGAATTCGAGGCGGCTGTCAGGGAAATCATCCATGATGTCCAACCGGAATTCATCATCGTCGAGGCGACCGGTGTGGCCGAATCGGATGCCTTGGTGTATGGCATACAGGAAAACCTGCCCGAAGTGAGATTGGACTGTGTTGTTTTCATTGTGGATGCTTATCTGAGCCACAGGTACCCTCATATTGGATATACTACCCTGAACCAGCTCAAGGTGGCTGACGTCATTCTCATCAACAAAATCGATCAGGTGACGACGGATGTGGTGAATCAGGTGGAAAATCAGATCAGAAGATTCAATGCGGGCGCCATGTATTTCAGAACCATGGGATGCGATGTGGACACGAACCTGCTTTTTGGACTGGAAACGGAGGAAAGACCCTCCTTGCCCAGAACGCCCCATGGGGAAGCCCCGTTACAGTCTTTTGCATACACGACCGATGCCCGCCTGGATGAGGAAAAGTTCAGATATTTCATCTCCGCTTTGCCCCCGCTGGTTTTTCGGGTCAAGGGTTTTGTGCGATTTCATGATACAGACCATATTTTCAATTACGTGGTGGGACGCGCTGACCTGGAGGAATTCCACGCCGATAAGACGCAGCTGGTCTTCATCGGCCGGCATTTGAATGACATGCGCCAGACCATTCTGGAAGATCTCAAGGAATGCGAAGTAAAAGAGTAG